The genomic DNA ccctgtatttagtctgTACCCAGACATGACCCTGGATTGATCCGTTTAAATTCAaacttagttttgatgtcttgggGTATTGGTTGACCTACCGTCATAGCTTctgatttccctgtatttagtctgTACCCAGACATGATCCTGGATTGATCCCGTTTAAATTCAaacttagttttgatgtcttgggGTATTGGTTGACCTACTGTCATAGCTTctgatttccctgtatttagtctgTACCCAGACATGACCCTGGATTGATCCCGTTTAAATTCAaacttagttttgatgtcttgggGTATTGGTTGACCTACTGTCATAGCTTctgatttccctgtatttagtctgTACCCAGACATGACCCTGGATTGATCCCGTTTAAATTCAaacttagttttgatgtcttgggGTATTGGTTGACCTACCGTCATAGCTTctgatttccctgtatttagtctgTACCCAGACATGACCCTGGATTGATCCCGTTTAAATTCAaacttagttttgatgtcttgggGTATTGGTTGACCTACTGTCATAGCTTctgatttccctgtatttagtctgTACCCAGACATGATCCTGGATTGATCCCGTTTAAATTCAaacttagttttgatgtcttgggGTATTGGTTGACCTACTGTCATAGCTTctgatttccctgtatttagtctgTACCCAGACATGACCCTGGATTGATCCCGTTTAAATTCAaacttagttttgatgtcttgggGTATTGGTTGACCTACCGTCATAGCTTctgatttccctgtatttagtctgTACCCAGACATGATCCTGGATTGATCCCGTTTAAATTCAaacttagttttgatgtcttgggGTATTGGTTGACCTACTGTCATAGCTTctgatttccctgtatttagtctgTACCCAGACATGACCCTGGATTGATCCCGTTTAAATTCAaacttagttttgatgtcttgggGTATTGGTTGACCTACTGTCATAGCTTctgatttccctgtatttagtctgTACCCAGACATGACCCTGGATTGATCCCGTTTAAATTCAaacttagttttgatgtcttgggGTATTGGTTGACCTACTGTCATAGCTTctgatttccctgtatttagtctgTACCCAGACATGATCCTGGATTGATCCCGTTTAAATTCAaacttagttttgatgtcttgggGTATTGGTTGACCTACTGTCATAGCTTctgatttccctgtatttagtctgTACCCAGACATGATCCTGGATTGTTTTACTTCATCCATAATAGTGGGAACTAACTGAGGTATGTTTGTTAAGTAGAGAATCACATCGTCTGCGTACATTGCTAATTTGTGTTCTTCCTGATTGATCTGTAGACCGTGAATTTTCTGATTATTTCTTATATTTTCAGCTAACGGTTCCATATGTAAAATTGAGATTGAAGGTGACATAAGATCCCCCTGTCTTGTCCCCCTTCAGAGGTCAAACGAGCGTGATAGTGTTCCATTTCCCCTTACTCTGACATTTGGTGTTTTATACATCATTTACAGCCAGTTCAAGATAGTTTTACAAAAGTAAAAATTGTTACATTTCGAAGATGAAAGGCCATAAAATCCTTTCAAAGGCTTTCTCTGCATCTAAGGTTAGCATCGGCAGTTTATGTTTTTTATTGAGAGCGTGTTCCATTACATTAAACGTTTGCCTGACATTATCGCTCAAGAGTCTGTTTGGTCAGAGTTTATGATATCAGGGAATATGTTACTTAGTCTATTTCCAATAATTGATGTAAGCTATTTCTTTAACTTTTTTATGAATAAAATTAACAATAGAGGAGCTCTAGGTTGGTGTGTGATCTTTGTTGTTGAGAGCCCAGTTGAGGGCTTTACAGAAGAAAGGTACTATGTCTTGTTTGAATTCCTTATAGAATTCATTAGTGTATCTCTCGCTACTGAACATTTGTCATTTTCTGAATGGTAACCATCAGTTTTTATTCAGTTATTGGTTTAATTAACTTTGCATTTTGTTCATCTGTCACTTCAGGTATAAAACATGttctatgtattttttatttactcTATATTAGATTCCTGTAACTCTGGAATATAGAGGTTTTGGTAATATTTGGCCAACTCACTAGCTATTTCGATTCTTTTAGTAAGGATTTCTGAGTTATTGTTACGTCTGTTGTTAGAAGGAGCCcaaaggtgcagcgtggtagacgTACATTTTACTTAATTTTCAAATGacaccaaaaaacaacaaaatacaaatgAACATAAAGTTCTGCAGGCTCCACAGcaactacacaaaaacaagatcccacaaactagggtgcaaaacaggctgcctaagtacgattcccaatcagagatccggccaacaaagaaatagaaaactagaatgcccacccaaatcacaccctggtctaaccaaatagagaaataaaaaggctatccaaggtgcggactccggccgcaaaacctggcTCTATGAGGGACTCCGGACCGCCGACCATCGccggaggcttcgtgccatggatcatcactggaggcttcgtgccatggaccatcactggaggcttcgtgccatggatcatcactggaggctttgtgccatggaccATCACTGGAGGCTAATGGAAATCACTCTAAGGCTCCGTGCCAGTTCATTCACTGGAGGCTTGGCCATGGATCATCTTTGGAGGCTTCAGTCTGGATCATCACTggggcttcgggccatggatcatcagtAAATATGGTTTTCCTATATTGTCCGATTTGCCATTTGgatatcactggaggctttgggccatggatcatcactggctTTGGGCCATGGATCATCTTTTGTAGTTCGTAATGGATCATCACTCTTTTATTTTTTTGGGCCATGGATTTTATCACCTGGAGGCTTTGGGCCattggatcatcactggaggctctctccatggatcatcactggaggctttgtgccatggatcatcactggatgtaatgttgccatggatcatcactggaggcttcttgtcCCATttatcatcactggaggctttgtgccatggatcatcactggaggcttcttgccatggatcatcactggaggcttcttgccatggatcatcactggcaCAGGCTaatcgtgccatggatcatcactggaggctttgtgccatggatcatcactcagaggctttgtgccatggatcatcactgcaggctacgtgccatggatcatcactggagcgCTGCTTGGTCTTTTGGTGTGGGATCTTCTGTTCGGTttttcacgttgttattttgtagtttcgTTAGTAAATAAAGTACCAAGGTGCAGCGTTAGGCGTACATTTACTTTATTTTAAATGAcagaaaaaacaacaaaatacaaacgAACATGTTCACAGGCTTTTAGCAACATACAAAAATAGTCTAATCTAGGCTgactaagtatgattcccaatcagagagtATGATAGATAGCttttctgattgggaaccaaagTTCAACGAAAAAtcagaaaactagaatgcccacccaaatcacaccctgacctaaccaaatagagaaataaaaagcctctctaagGTCAGGACAGTTATTTTTAATTCCTGGTATGTTGGCCTTTTTACTTTGTTTTCTCAGTCTGCAAGTAATTTCTGGGCCTTTGGGCCATTATTGTAATATTTAGTAAATATGAATGTTTTTCCTATATTGTCCGATTTGATCTAGGCATTTTTATATCAGTAGGTTTCCATTACTTACATGTTTACTTTGAAGCCCGATCAAGGTCTTTTGTAGTTCTAATGTTTCTTTCTCTTTAATTTTTTTAGAAGCATATGATATTATCTCACCTTGAAGCACTGCCTTGGCCCATTCCCATAACATTATAGGGGAGATCTCTCCAAAATCTCCAGATCTTTTTTTAGTGTTGCCTTTTTTCTATTCTTAAATTGAATGTAATGTAGATGTTCATTATTTAATCTCCAAACGGTGGAGCTTTTCTCTAGTCCCATATTTATTTTCATATTCAGCATGATCCAATATTTCCATTGCTCTAAATGTGGCAGTTTGTAACGCTCGTCCTCTTGTTCTGACGAGGAGTAAGAGATAtcggaccaatttgcagcgtCGTAAGTGTCTTTTTTAATATGTAAAACTGAACACAGGCACaggaaataatcacccacaactcaaaagtgaaaccaggccacctaagtatggttctcaatcagaggcagctgtcaatcgttgttcctgattgagaaccatacttaggtagcctggtttcacccaCAAACTGGCAGCTCAGATTGtttccacacgggactgttttgtttgtttcggtttttcacgttgttattttgtagtttagtgttcatgtaaataaagtatcattatggacacttaccacgctgcacattggtccgatctctcttactcctcgtcagaagaagaggaCTAGCGTTACACAGTTGATGACTGTTGCTACATCCGTTTTAAACATACAGAAATAGTCTAATCTTGAGTATTTCTTATGTGCTCTAGAGTAGTATGTAAAGTCATTTTCTTTGGGGTGTAAAGTTCTCCAAATATCTATCAGACACACCTCTACGTCTGCCCTTCTTAGTATCACTGCAGCCTTCTCTGCCTTGTGATTTATGCTGCGTTGACAAACTAACGTAAAATTCAGGATAAGGTTGAGGTCTCCTCTCATTACTGTTAGCCCTTTTGCCTCCGTGATAAGTAGGTTTAGCATTTTGGATATCAATTCGGGTCCTTGTTCAGGTGGGTTAAATACAGTGGTCTTTTGATAATTAGGTATATTTTTGcaatacatttacttttgatacttaggtatatttaaaaccaaatacttttaggtTCTGGTACTTCCTGGATAAAGCTCCACGGTGATCttctactggtacttcctgtatatagctccacattgatctggtactggtacttttttgtatacagctccacattgatctggtactggtacttcctgtatatagctccacagtcaTCTGaaacttcctgtatatagctccacagtgatctggtattggtacttcctttatatagctccacagtcatctggtatttcctgtatatagctccacattgatctggtgctggtactccctgtatatagctccacattgatctgatacgggtacttcctgtatatagctccacagtgatctggtacttcctgtatatagttccacattgatctggtacttcctgtatatagttccacattgatctggtacttcctgtatatagttccacattgatctggtacttcctgtatatagctccacattgatctggtacttcctgtatacagctccacattgatctggtacttcctgtatatagttccacattgatctggtacttcctgtatacagctccacattgatctggtacttcctgtatatagttccacattgatctggtacttcctgtatacagctccacattgatctggtactggtactttgTGTACATATCTCCACAGTGATctgctacttcctgtatatagctcctcagtgatctggtacttcctgtatatagcttcttgtgtattttattccacTTTATTACTATTTTATTACTATTTATTTACTTTACGTTGGGAAAggcttgtaagcaagcatttcacggtaaagtccacACCCATtgtatttcattttattttatttgtgtgtgtgtgtgtgtgtgtgtgtgtgtgtgtgtgtgtgtgtgtgtgtgtgtgtgtgtgtgtgtgtgtgatgtgttgtctcCAGAGTCAGTGTGATGGTGCTAGTCTGTTGTCTCAGAGTCAGTGTGATGGGGCTAGTCTGTTGTCTCAGAGTCAGTGTGATGGGGCTAGTCTGTTGTCTGAGAGTCAGTGTGATGGGGCTAGTCTGTTGTCTCAGAGTCAGTGTGATGGGGCTAGTCTGTTGTCTCAGAGTCAGTGTGATGGGGCTAGTCTGTTGTCTGAGAGTCAGTGTGATGGGGCTAGTCTGTTGTCTCAGAGTCAGTGTGATGGGGCTAGTCTGTTGTCTCAGAGTCAGTGTGATGGGGCTAGTCTGTTGTCTCAGAGTCAGTGTGATGGGGCTAGTCTGTTGTCTCAGAGTCAGTGTGATGGGGCTAGTCTGTTGTCTCAGAGTCAGTGTGATGGGGCTAGTCTGTTGTCTCAGAGTCTCTGTTGTCTCAGAGTCAGTGTGATGGGGCTAGTCTGTTGTCTCAGAGTCAGTGTGATGGGGCTAGTCTGTTGTCTGAGAGTCAGTGTGATGGGGCTAGTCTGTTGTCTCAGAGTCAGTGTGATGGGGCTAGTCTGTTGTCTCAGAGTCAGTGTGATGGGGCTAGTCTGTTGTCTCAGAGTCAGTGTGATGGGGCTAGTCTGTTGTCTCAGAGTCAGTGTGATGGGGCTAGTCTGTTGTCTGAGAGTCAGTGTGATGGGGCTAGTCTGTTGTCTCAGAGTCAGTGTGATGGGGCTAGTCTGTTGTCTCAGAGTCAGTGTGATGGGGCTAGTCTGTTGTCTGAGAGTCAGTGTGATGGGGCTAGTCTGTTGTCTCAGAGTCAGTGTGATGGGGCTAGTCTGTTGTCTCAGAGTCAGTGTGATGGGGCTAGTCTGTTGTCTCAGAGTCAGTGTGATGGGGCTAGTCTGTTGTCTGAGAGTCAGTGTGATGGGGCTAGTCTGTTGTCTCAGAGTCAGTGTGATGGGGCTAGTCTGTTGTCTCAGAGTCAGTGTGATGGGGCTAGTCTGTTGTCTGAGAGTCAGTGTGATGGGGCTAGTCTGTTGTCTCAGAGTCAGTGTGATGGGGCTAGTCTGTTGTCTCAGAGTCAGTGTGATGGGGCTAGTCTGTTGTCTCAGAGTCAGTGTGATGGGGCTAGTCTGTTGTCTGAGAGTCAGTGTGATGGGGCTAGTCTGTTGTCTGAGAGTCAGTGTGATGGGGCTAGTCTGTTGTCTCAGAGTCAGTGTGATGGGGCTAGTCTGTTGTCTGAGAGTCAGTGTGATGGGGCTAGTCTGTTGTCTCAGAGTCAGTGTGATGGGGCTAGTCTGTTGTCTCAGAGTCAGTGTGATGGGGCTAGTCTGTTGTCTCAGAGTCAGTGTGATGGGGCTAGTCTGTTGTCTCAGAGTCAGTGTGATGGGGCTAGTCTGTTGTCTCAGAGTCAGTGTGATGGTCtgctagtctgtctgtctgtctgagagtcAGTGTGATGGTGCTAGTCTGTTGTCTCAGAGTCAGTGTGATGGGGCTAGTCTGTTGTCTCAGAGTCAGTGTGATGGGGCTAGTCTGTTGTCTCAGAGTCAGTGTGATGGGGCTAGTCTGTTGTCTCAGAGTCAGTGTGATGGGGCTAGTCTGTTGTCTCAGAGTCAGTGTGATGGGGCTCAGAGTCTGTTGTCTCAGAGTCAGTGTGATGGGGCTAGTCTGTTGTCTCAGAGTCAGTGTGATGGGGCTAGTCTGTTGTCTCAGAGTCAGTGTGATGGGGCTAGTCTGTTGTCTCAGAGTCAGTGTGATGGGGCTAGTCTGTTGTCTCAGAGTCAGTGTGATGGGGGGGCTAGTCTGTTGTCTGAGAGTCAGTGTGATGGGGCTAGTCTGTTGTCTCAGAGTCAGTGTGATGGGGCTAGTCTGTTGTCTCAGAGTCAGTGTGATGGGGCTAGTCTGTTGTCTCAGAGTCAGTGTGATGGGGCTAGTCTGTTGTCTCAGAGTCAGTGTGATGGGGCTAGTCTGTTGTCTCAGAGTCAGTGTGATGGGGCTAGTCTGTTGTCTCAGAGTCAGTGTGATGGGGCTAGTCTGTTGTCTCGAGTCAGTGTGATGGGGCTAGTCTGTTGTCTCAGAGTCAGTGTGATGGGGCTAGTCTGTTGTCTCAGAGTCAGTGTGATGGGGCTAGTCTGTTGTCTCAGAGTCAGTGTGATGGGGCTAGTCTGTTGTCTCAGAGTCAGTGTGATGGGGCTAGTCTGTTGTCTCAGAGTCAGTGTGATGGGGCTAGTCTGTTGTCTCAGAGTCAGTGTGATGGGGCTAGTCTGTTGTCTGAGAGTCAGTGTGATGGGGCTAGTCTGTTGTCTCAGAGTCAGTGTGATGGGGCTAGTCTGTTGTCTCAGAGTCAGTGTGATGGGGCTAGTCTGTTGTCTGAGAGTCAGTGTGATGGGGCTAGTCTGTTGTCTCAGAGTCAGTGTGATGGGGCTAGTCTGTTGTCTCAGAGTCAGTGTGATGGGGCTAGTCTGTTGTCTGAGAGTCAGTGTGATGGGGCTAGTCTGTTGTCTCAGAGTCAGTGTGATGGGGCTAGTCTGTTGTCTCAGAGTCAGTGTGATGGGGCTAGTCTGTTGTCTCAGAGTCAGTGTGATGGGGCTAGTCTGTTGTCTGAGAGTCAGTGTGATGGGGCTAGTCTGTTGTCTCAGAGTCAGTGTGATGGGGCTAGTCTGTTGTCTCAGAGTCAGTGTGATGGGGCTAGTCTGTTGTCTCAGAGTCAGTGTGATGGGGCTAGTCTGTTGTCTCAGAGTCAGTGTGATGGGGCTAGTCTGTTGTCTCAGAGTCAGTGTGATGGGGCTAGTCTGTTGTCTCAGAGTCAGTGTGATGGGGCTAGTCTGTTGTCTCAGAGTCAGTGTGATGGGGCTAGTCTGTTGTCTCAGAGTTAGTGTGATGGGGCTAGTCTGTTGTCTCAGAGTCAGTGTGATGGGTCAGGATCTGGTTCAGCCCTGTGACTGGTTGAAACCAGATCCTCTCAGAGGGTAGTAGACAGCCACACCAGTTAGTTTGCATTATTATCTATCCTAATGTTTATTTACGGAGACCGCAGTCATTTCTCTGACCAATTACcatcatccaaaattccatgaccgtcacagccctactcttaaactctgtctctctgtctctctgtctctctttacccCTTTCCTGTCTCTCAAGATCTATcacactcctcttcctccctctttccctcaaacacacacacaaacctctccctccctccccctctctccctccctccctccctccctctcacctctcttctctccaaaGTACAAGGTCTGCTGGGCCGTGTTGGACCACTGCAGGGAGGAGTTGTCACTTGCTGCCACCCGGCAGGTCAGGGTTACCATGCCGCCCACAGACGCCGTCTCGTCCTGGGTCACCGGCTGCAAGGGGTCATCGTCTAGGcaacacagagaagagagggaaacaaaGAGGTCAGATAGAGGTGGTCATTTCAGTTACTGTCAGAGCCCTGGACAGGTaggttgtatcccaaatggctcTGGACAGGTAGGGTTTATTGTTGGCTCTGgtttaatgtagtgcactacatagggaataaggtgacATGTTGGAGACACAACCATAAAGAGGGAAAACAGATGATAAATGGCACAGCAGTAGCCATGGGGCTTTCCATGTAAGACTGATGAGTCTATAACCAGCCGGACAAGCCAGACACACATCATGCGAGGAACATTCACTGGCTGCCTCCTAAATGGAACCcttgtccctatatagtgccctgcattgaccagggcccataggggggGTACGTTGGGcattatgtagagaatagggtgtcatttgggacatagTTACTGAAGGAGAGGCGTGATGAGAAGTATGGGAGTAGCATTCACTTGGGACGGGAACGGGGACTGgtggcagccccccccccccccacacacacacacactttgtgaaattgcatttttgtcctcACAGGGACATACAGTGTGAAGGCTGGCTAATAGGACCAACAcgggagagatgaacagaggcGGCTGCTGTCTGTGTCACACTTTTTCTCGGAGTTGTAAAAGCTTagcagagcagaaactggctACTCTTAAGTTGACTGATCTAGCGAGCAAGGTAACAGCTGTTTGACAGATTTTTTTTGTGTAACTGACATGTTATGTTAGCTAACGTTTCATCCTATCTCCACTGAAGTGAATTAACtactagcagctagctagctagtagctaccacagCCAGTTCAGCTCTAGCTAGTCTCTAGCTAGCTATCTGTCAGGTCGCAGTATCTAACAGCTGTTGTgtgtatggaaatgttttgtagcctttgttttgTCCCGTTTCAACAGAAGTACATTTGATGACATACCATTGTACCATGAGCTAGAGCTAGCCAAaagttggctaacgttagcaaTTATTTTTGCCTCAATCACACTACACCTGAATCAAACAATGAAACCAGAGGCCAAACCATTAAATATGTTTTTCAGCGCAATGTGAGTTTTTATCAGTCAGTATAGCGATGTAGCGTTATTAATTAATCAGTTTCCCTTCATTTCAAAGATTGGAACTGTTTTAAGGCAAATCTCTAAATTTGATTTCCAAACCGTATCAAGGGTTAGAGGCTTTTCCTAATGACATAAAATATGTCAAACAAAAATGTTAGGAAGACCTGGGAGACGCTATTGATGAAGatacagatacagttgaagttggaagtttacatacacatggagtcattaaaactcatttttcaaccactccacaaatttcttgttaacaaactatagatttTGCAAGtcatttaggacatctactttgtgcatgacacaagtgatttttcaaacaattgtttacagacagatgatttcacttataattcactgtatcacaattccagtggtccagagtttacatacactaagttgacta from Oncorhynchus keta strain PuntledgeMale-10-30-2019 chromosome 23, Oket_V2, whole genome shotgun sequence includes the following:
- the LOC127910944 gene encoding uncharacterized protein LOC127910944 isoform X1, with product MSGYRLNTGKSEAMTVGQPIPQDIKTKFEFKRDQSRVMSGYRLNTGKSEAMTVGQPIPQDIKTKFEFKRDQSRVMSGYRLNTGKSEAMTVGQPIPQDIKTKFEFKRDQSRVMSGYRLNTGKSEAMTVGQPIPQDIKTKFEFKRDQSRIMSGYRLNTGKSEAMTVGQPIPQDIKTKFEFKRDQSRVMSGYRLNTGKSEAMTVGQPIPQDIKTKFEFKRDQSRVMSGYRLNTGKSEAMTVGQPIPQDIKTKFEFKRDQSRVMSGYRLNTGKSEAMTVGQPIPQDIKTKFEFKRDQSRIMSGYRLNTGKSEAMTVGQPIPQDIKTKFEFKRDQSRVMSGYRLNTGKSEAMTVGQPIPQDIKTKFEFKRDQSRVMSGYRLNTGKSEAMTVGQPIPQDIKTKFEFKRDQSRVMSGYRLNTGKSEAMTVGQPIPQDIKTKFEFKRDQNNPPRSNKTTSL
- the LOC127910944 gene encoding uncharacterized protein LOC127910944 isoform X14, whose translation is MSGYRLNTGKSEAMTVGQPIPQDIKTKFEFKRDQSRVMSGYRLNTGKSEAMTVGQPIPQDIKTKFEFKRDQSRVMSGYRLNTGKSEAMTVGQPIPQDIKTKFEFKRDQSRVMSGYRLNTGKSEAMTVGQPIPQDIKTKFEFKRDQSRVMSGYRLNTGKSEAMTVGQPIPQDIKTKFEFKRDQSRIMSGYRLNTGKSEAMTVGQPIPQDIKTKFEFKRDQSRVMSGYRLNTGKSEAMTVGQPIPQDIKTKFEFKRDQSRVMSGYRLNTGKSEAMTVGQPIPQDIKTKFEFKRDQNNPPRSNKTTSL
- the LOC127910944 gene encoding uncharacterized protein LOC127910944 isoform X2 gives rise to the protein MSPSISILHMEPLAENIRNNQKIHGLQINQEEHKLAMYADDVILYLTNIPQLVPTIMDEVKQSRIMSGYRLNTGKSEAMTVGQPIPQDIKTKFEFKRDQSRVMSGYRLNTGKSEAMTVGQPIPQDIKTKFEFKRDQSRIMSGYRLNTGKSEAMTVGQPIPQDIKTKFEFKRDQSRVMSGYRLNTGKSEAMTVGQPIPQDIKTKFEFKRDQSRVMSGYRLNTGKSEAMTVGQPIPQDIKTKFEFKRDQSRVMSGYRLNTGKSEAMTVGQPIPQDIKTKFEFKRDQSRIMSGYRLNTGKSEAMTVGQPIPQDIKTKFEFKRDQSRVMSGYRLNTGKSEAMTVGQPIPQDIKTKFEFKRDQSRVMSGYRLNTGKSEAMTVGQPIPQDIKTKFEFKRDQSRVMSGYRLNTGKSEAMTVGQPIPQDIKTKFEFKRDQNNPPRSNKTTSL
- the LOC127910944 gene encoding uncharacterized protein LOC127910944 isoform X9; translated protein: MSGYRLNTGKSEAMTVGQPIPQDIKTKFEFKRDQSRVMSGYRLNTGKSEAMTVGQPIPQDIKTKFEFKRDQSRVMSGYRLNTGKSEAMTVGQPIPQDIKTKFEFKRDQSRVMSGYRLNTGKSEAMTVGQPIPQDIKTKFEFKRDQSRIMSGYRLNTGKSEAMTVGQPIPQDIKTKFEFKRDQSRVMSGYRLNTGKSEAMTVGQPIPQDIKTKFEFKRDQSRVMSGYRLNTGKSEAMTVGQPIPQDIKTKFEFKRDQSRVMSGYRLNTGKSEAMTVGQPIPQDIKTKFEFKRDQSRVMSGYRLNTGKSEAMTVGQPIPQDIKTKFEFKRDQNNPPRSNKTTSL
- the LOC127910944 gene encoding uncharacterized protein LOC127910944 isoform X5, translated to MSGYRLNTGKSEAMTVGQPIPQDIKTKFEFKRDQSRVMSGYRLNTGKSEAMTVGQPIPQDIKTKFEFKRDQSRVMSGYRLNTGKSEAMTVGQPIPQDIKTKFEFKRDQSRVMSGYRLNTGKSEAMTVGQPIPQDIKTKFEFKRDQSRIMSGYRLNTGKSEAMTVGQPIPQDIKTKFEFKRDQSRVMSGYRLNTGKSEAMTVGQPIPQDIKTKFEFKRDQSRVMSGYRLNTGKSEAMTVGQPIPQDIKTKFEFKRDQSRVMSGYRLNTGKSEAMTVGQPIPQDIKTKFEFKRDQSRVMSGYRLNTGKSEAMTVGQPIPQDIKTKFEFKRDQSRVMSGYRLNTGKSEAMTVGQPIPQDIKTKFEFKRDQNNPPRSNKTTSL
- the LOC127910944 gene encoding uncharacterized protein LOC127910944 isoform X10 — translated: MSGYRLNTGKSEAMTVGQPIPQDIKTKFEFKRDQSRVMSGYRLNTGKSEAMTVGQPIPQDIKTKFEFKRDQSRVMSGYRLNTGKSEAMTVGQPIPQDIKTKFEFKRDQSRVMSGYRLNTGKSEAMTVGQPIPQDIKTKFEFKRDQSRIMSGYRLNTGKSEAMTVGQPIPQDIKTKFEFKRDQSRVMSGYRLNTGKSEAMTVGQPIPQDIKTKFEFKRDQSRIMSGYRLNTGKSEAMTVGQPIPQDIKTKFEFKRDQSRVMSGYRLNTGKSEAMTVGQPIPQDIKTKFEFKRDQSRVMSGYRLNTGKSEAMTVGQPIPQDIKTKFEFKRDQNNPPRSNKTTSL
- the LOC127910944 gene encoding uncharacterized protein LOC127910944 isoform X7 — translated: MSGYRLNTGKSEAMTVGQPIPQDIKTKFEFKRDQSRVMSGYRLNTGKSEAMTVGQPIPQDIKTKFEFKRDQSRVMSGYRLNTGKSEAMTVGQPIPQDIKTKFEFKRDQSRVMSGYRLNTGKSEAMTVGQPIPQDIKTKFEFKRDQSRIMSGYRLNTGKSEAMTVGQPIPQDIKTKFEFKRDQSRVMSGYRLNTGKSEAMTVGQPIPQDIKTKFEFKRDQSRIMSGYRLNTGKSEAMTVGQPIPQDIKTKFEFKRDQSRVMSGYRLNTGKSEAMTVGQPIPQDIKTKFEFKRDQSRVMSGYRLNTGKSEAMTVGQPIPQDIKTKFEFKRDQSRVMSGYRLNTGKSEAMTVGQPIPQDIKTKFEFKRDQNNPPRSNKTTSL